A region from the Acomys russatus chromosome 24, mAcoRus1.1, whole genome shotgun sequence genome encodes:
- the Nrarp gene encoding notch-regulated ankyrin repeat-containing protein, with amino-acid sequence MSQAELSTCSAPQTQRIFQEAVRKGNTQELQSLLQNMTNCEFNVNSFGPEGQTALHQSVIDGNLELVKLLVKFGADIRLANRDGWSALHIAAFGGHQDIVLYLITKAKYAASGR; translated from the coding sequence ATGAGCCAAGCCGAGCTGTCCACCTGCTCGGCGCCGCAGACGCAGCGTATCTTCCAGGAAGCGGTGCGCAAGGGCAACACACAGGAGCTGCAGTCGCTGCTGCAGAACATGACCAACTGTGAGTTCAACGTGAACTCGTTCGGGCCGGAGGGCCAGACAGCACTGCACCAGTCAGTCATCGACGGCAACCTGGAGCTGGTGAAGCTGCTAGTCAAGTTCGGCGCCGACATCCGCCTAGCCAACCGCGACGGCTGGAGCGCGCTGCACATCGCCGCTTTCGGGGGCCACCAGGACATCGTGCTCTATCTCATCACCAAGGCCAAGTACGCAGCCAGCGGCCGGTGA
- the Tor4a gene encoding torsin-4A, with the protein MNRSQPSLEPEAKGPCVIAPVRAVLRLRRRAFVLRKRRLLPPGTEPDVGAGARGPSGSMGSLRASLDQPKFFTFDSLTELSSRTPRKRRRRSRVVLYPETSRKYRPRTESRSRAQRCLLLLVAIVGFQVLNAIENLDDNAQRYDLDGLEKALQRSVFGQPAAVGRIMALLRDYLATHVHSHPLLLALHGPSGVGKSHVGRLLVRHFRAVLEDGALVLQYHARHHCPESRPVQDCREELAQLVAEVVAQAEAEEKTPLLVLDEAELLPPALLDELHDLLQPQRSHHFHNAIYVLLSGVGGIEITHFVLQNASRVLPPHLHSAGSTQAVGSQAEEELHISLRELLVREHPLWDTAAIVPFLLLDKPDVVNCFREEMAGEGFYPEQALAEHLAEQLSYYQVAGHEFATTGCKQVVAKVNLLQHKPAHAEG; encoded by the coding sequence ATGAACCGCAGTCAACCTAGCTTAGAGCCCGAGGCCAAGGGACCCTGTGTGATCGCGCCAGTGCGCGCTGTGCTCCGACTCCGCCGCCGTGCCTTCGTCCTGCGCAAGAGGCGCCTCCTGCCGCCAGGCACGGAACCGGACGTTGGGGCAGGGGCTCGCGGGCCCAGCGGCAGCATGGGGAGTCTGCGTGCGAGCCTAGACCAACCTAAATTCTTCACCTTCGACAGCCTGACGGAGCTGTCTTCCAGGACACCCCGCAAAAGGCGTAGGCGTAGTCGTGTAGTGCTCTACCCGGAAACCTCACGGAAGTACCGACCCCGCACGGAGAGCCGGAGCCGTGCCCAGCGCTGTCTATTGCTGCTTGTAGCCATCGTGGGGTTCCAGGTTCTCAACGCCATTGAGAACTTGGACGATAATGCACAACGTTATGACCTCGATGGGCTGGAGAAGGCGCTGCAGCGTTCTGTGTTTGGTCAGCCAGCTGCTGTGGGCCGAATCATGGCCCTGCTGCGGGACTACCTTGCTACACACGTGCACAGTCATCCCTTGCTCCTGGCGCTGCACGGGCCCAGTGGTGTGGGCAAGAGTCACGTGGGGCGCCTGCTGGTACGCCACTTCCGCGCAGTGCTAGAGGATGGTGCGTTGGTTCTGCAGTACCACGCCCGGCATCACTGCCCAGAGTCACGCCCGGTTCAGGACTGCAGAGAGGAGTTGGCACAGCTTGTggcagaggtggtggcacaggctgagGCCGAGGAGAAGACCCCTCTCTTGGTCCTGGATGAGGCAGAACTCTTGCCCCCTGCGCTACTGGATGAGCTTCACGACCTCCTTCAGCCGCAGCGCTCCCACCATTTCCACAACGCTATATATGTACTCCTGAGTGGCGTTGGCGGCATAGAGATCACACACTTTGTGCTGCAGAACGCATCACGTGTGTTGCCCCCACACCTCCACAGTGCAGGCAGCACTCAGGCTGTGGGGTCCCAGGCAGAGGAAGAGCTACACATCAGCCTTCGAGAGCTCCTGGTTCGAGAACACCCTCTGTGGGACACTGCAGCCATCGTGCCCTTCCTGCTCTTGGACAAGCCAGATGTGGTCAACTGCTTCCGAGAGGAGATGGCAGGAGAGGGCTTTTATCCTGAGCAGGCCCTGGCAGAACATCTGGCGGAGCAGCTTAGCTACTACCAGGTTGCTGGACACGAGTTTGCCACCACTGGCTGCAAGCAGGTAGTAGCTAAGGTCAACCTCTTACAGCACAAGCCTGCACATGCTGAAGGCTAG